ATATgctattaactgaggtaaatctgcagtagctgagtgaaatatggtgttaactgaggtaaatctgtcattaaccgAGTgcaatatgccattaactgaggtaaatctgcagtagctgagtgaaatatggcattgactgaggtaaatctgtcattaaccaAGTGAAATATgctattaactgaggtaaatctgcagtagctgagtgaaatatggtgttaactgaggtaaatctgtcattaaccgAGTgcaatatgccattaactgaggtaaatctgcagaagctgagtgaaatatggcattaactgtGGTAAATCTGCAGTAGCTGAGGGAAATATGGcgttaactgaggtaaatctgtcattaaccaAGCGAAATATgctattaactgaggtaaatctgcagtagctgagtgaaatatggtgttaactgaggtaaatctgtcattaaccgAGTgcaatatgccattaactgaggtaaatctgcagtagctgagtgaaatatggcattgactgaggtaaatctgtcattaaccaAGTGAAATATgctattaactgaggtaaatctgcagtagctgagtgaaatatggtgttaactgaggtaaatctgtcattaaccgAGTgcaatatgccattaactgaggtaaatctgcagaagctgagtgaaatatggcattaactgtggtaaatctgcagtagctgagggaaatatggcattaactgtggtaaatctgcagaagctgagtgaaatataaaagtattgttattgttgtgatAATTTTCTTTAGTTTAGGTGAAAGTATGAAAGGAAATTACTCAAGCTAGAGTAAATAAGTAGTTCACTGGAAATCCCCTTGAGTAATGGAGTTAGTTTAATGTATATCCACAACCTGAAAATATTTCTGTTGACTCAATATCACTGAAAATAAGCTATACAGGTAAAACTAAAGCAGGACATATGATACAGTATGAGAAAAATGTTCTGAGCATTGAGACTGTTCACAGTTTGCACTGGCCTTAACAAACAAATTACTTTAATGAGAATCAAAATAACAGGTAGTTTACTCAATTAACAATTAACCAGTAAAAGTCCTGCTGCCCACCAACTTACCTTCTGTCACATTAGCTTATGTTAATTAACATTACAGCCAGTAAACATTATATTTACAGAACATTTCtactattaaaatgattaataacaACAGCAATTTATTCAGCTTTGATTCTTTGCTGTGATGCATTCCTCTGGTAGTCATAATTACTTCATACACAATCAGTaatgtttttcactttatttaaaaagcctctCACACAGttaaagacaaacacaaaagcggagagagagagagagagagagagcgcaaaacAAGGCTTCACTCTGTgatagaaaacaaacagaaaagtgCTGATGAAAATTTATCTGTAAGGTGAGGACGAGAAGTAAAAGTACtttttgaaaacacatttttaaataaagaagaTGAGGAAATATTTTCCTACAGTCTGACTGAGTGATTATCTGAACATTACAGCATAACATCTTatttaaaattctgtctgagtgATGTTATGGTTTCTCTAATGGCTCATTATTAACATTAGCTTATCTGGATTCTAGGCAATCACTGTTCTGTCTTTGCACACTGTGTGCACAACAAAAAACTTCATACTCCATCTGCAGTCTGATTAGATGAGTGCTTAGACTGTTAAGtctaaaaagcaaaaaagtgtaaaacaaaTCTGATTGTGACAGAATTACTGTTCAGAGCTCATAGGGAAATATGTAGTACTACATTTCCCCTCATACAGTCATATAGTagcaaaacttaaaaaaaaaaaaaaaaaaaagattttacatGGAAATCCATATGGGCTGATATCAGTGTTACTTGAAGTACCTAAGTGACAGCAACTTGCAATAACAtatatgaaacatattttaTCATTGAAAAATAGCCACAATATTGTACTGTAATATTAATCTACATTTacttcatgttttatttgtttcataGGCCACTAGTTAAGCAGCTGGCTAAGACTTTTTCCTATCATCATCAAACTTATGTCAATAAAACTCTTTTACTCAGGTTCTGTTTTTGAACATGCATATACATATTGATTCATCATTAAAAATCAAAACTACTTTAATGCAGACTTGGATTTGTGCAGGAACAAAACTGGACGCAGTGTCACTGGTGAGATTTAGGCTACTTATGTGCTTGATCAAGACGCATTGCATCTTGTGCCACAGCCTTATCTTGTGTTTGACACAAAGGCCTTAAAGTCTCTGAAAAGAGTAATGGAAAGATCATGGATGATTTGTAGTCTTTCTTGTATGCAACATTATGCTGCATCAAACCAGCATGTGTAGGATACACTGAGGAGAGGTTACCAGTATGTCTCTCAGACAGCTCGATCTCATTTATACTCCTGTATGTTGTTTACAAAGCTGTACAGTTCTGCCCACCAAAACATCgctgttgcagttttgggtCCATATCTCCTTCATTAGTCATGAACAAGAACACTCTAAATTTATGGCACACAAAAATCATCTAAAGATTAAAATACGGAAGGCCAAGATTCCATGAGCCAAGCACTGTATCAAATGTTTATCAAACACCCATCATGTCATCAGAAACACTGTACTAGCTTAGATACACTAAATAAGAAATCAAATCTCTTATGTGGGGCTTCATGATCATTTTTAAGACCACTTCAAACAAAACTAATTTTGGAAGGAATTTGAAGTTCTACACTTTTGCACTGGGTATATGACCTGTAGGCTGGACAGGAAATTATATTTCAGTTTAAGTTCATGTTTTGAAAAGAGCATATAACAACAAAAGGTCTGGACTGGAGACACTGCTCCCTGGACACTTCTACTCCCGGAATGTGTTCCGTTTACAGTATTTACTGCCCATTTCCATCACTGCTCCTAGTGCATTTGTGTGTCTTCATAGTATTAGAATGCctgaaactcttcccacagtctgagcagtgatacggcttctctcctgtgtgaatgcgctgatgtTTTCGGAGAGTACTCTGtagagtaaaactcttcccacactctgagcagtaatacggcttctctcctgtgtgaatgcgctggtgttgttGTAAAGTACTCTGCagattaaaactcttcccacactctgagcaatAATACGGCttttctccagtgtgaatgcgctggtgttttttgagattattctgtacagtaaaacttttcccacactctgagcagtaatatggcttctctcctgtgtgaatgcgctggtgttctTGAAGAGAACTCTGatgattaaaactcttcccacactctgagcagtgataaggcctctctcctgtgtgaatgtgctggtgtcGTTGGAGATTACTCTGtcgattaaaactcttcccacactttGAGCAATGAAATGGTTTCTCTCTTGTGTGAATGAGCTGGTGTTTTTGGAGATGAATCTGTTGATTAAAActtttcccacactctgagcagtaatacggcttctctcctgtgtgaatgcgctggtgtgttttgaggtTACTCAGTtgagtaaaactctttccacactccaAGCAGTGGTGTTTTCTCTTCTTGCTGCGTTTCTTCGCGTGTCTCTGAAGTGTGTTCACATGGAGGGTACCCGTTGATGTAAGCTGAGCACCAGTACGTTTTTTGGATGCCATATTCTTATATTCAACTTGTTTCAGCAGCTTTGTATTCCTCTTGGTGGAATGTTCTGACGTGTTTACAAAAGCACGTTTAAGCTGGGTAAGGAAGTACGGGAGAAGACTTAAAATTGGACATCAGTTATTTCtggaagaataaaaaaagaaaataaactcaAAGTGCAATGCAACAAAGGTAGTAGATCCAAATCATGAATGCTCCACTTATATCAACTCGCAGAAAGTgtaaagaaagaataaaattcCATCTAACATAGAAAAGCCAGTCACCGAATTACTCAAACTCATCATACAGACATATAGACCGCTGAAGTCATGATATTGGTGCTAAGATGGTGCTAAGATGGATTTTTTTCATTGAAATAACTGGGATTATTTGAAAATTGTCACCATCAAATCCTGTAATTAACAAAATGATACCACACTTGATACATTTTATCCCATGTACATTTTTCTGCTGAATGTTGATGGATCTTCTCATTTTtacaaaacaagagaaaaattTGAACACTTCCTGCTTATAAACTTTCACTCTCTGAAATGCTTTTAACAATTAATATTAAGAACAACGTTGACAGCTCTGACATTAtccagaggcattttggaatCAAGTACTGTGGCCTCTCATTATCACTACTGATTAAGAACATGCCCACACGTCTGCACTCACACcacttttattttagttttttcctttttactaattaaatttagcaaataaatgataacactgcatttacattttgagaaacctgctatatttctgtttatttcatgcagatgtttgaaaaatcaacaaaatgtgtcatttgaccagaggtgcctAAACTTTCACAAACTGTAACATAATAATTCTTAGAATGTTACAGGAGATGCACACGGcttgtttaatatttcatttttgttttctgcgtcaaacatgaaatgtttattctTAAAGGTAAGGAGCGGTTACAACCCCAGTGTCCTAGTAGTTCACCGTCTGTCTGACGTTGCTGCTTTGCatgtgttcttttttatttaggcTGCAGGACATGAAGATTTGTAGTTGGCAGCATGGACGAGCCCTTCCACAATAAATCTTGCCCAAAGAATTGTATGCTCGTCtgacattttcaacaaaattgACTAATAAACAGTTAACAATGTAGTGGTCAGTGTTAATGTGGTGATTTTTTTGAACAAAATTATAGAGTCTGTATTATTAAAAAGTGTATTATTATAACTTTTccttttaatattatattaaattaaggTTGTGGGTTAACCAATCAAAATTGTTACCCAAGTTCACAAGCTCAGCAATAATCTGTTTAGAGGTCTTAGTAGCTTGTTTATGAAACCAGGTTAAATGAGCATTCTGATCTTTTGATCAACTTACatggacattttaaaaatgaccatCTATTAAAATTGAGGAGCTTGTGAAAATCAGTGaacatgaacatcatcatcaACCTCAGCAGGTTTCAAGTCTTTAAAACTAACAGCAACATGCTCATCATCTCTGTGTATCATTTCCGTATTTAATTTGTACCCGCAATTTACATACGGTCCCTTACACTCTATAAGAATTCTGACTATTTTGATCCAATGTATTCGAGGACATAGAAAGATCGGAAACTTCGAGGAAATACAGTGAATATGATTTGTTCTCGGATTCATCCCAGGTTCATCAGATGTTTCAGGAGATTGTTTGTGAGCAGTAGAAGGGAAAAAGGCAAATCTCCACTGAATCTCCAATGTCAGTCTAACACAAGCTATCAGAGCTGCAGCTGTTTGTGTTGTTCTTCTTATTCACTTCACTCCCTCATTTACTACCGTTAGCCTCTTTGGCTATTTTAGCCTGTGTGTGCTTATATACACAGAGATGTGGCTCCTCAAGATGAGCTAACTAGCTTAGCAGCCTTTATCTGAACAAGCAGGCTGTGAATCCCAGCTCTACATAACACGGCAGACTAAAGGCTGATTTAaacactcactgcactgctgtggTCGGATTCCAGCAGGAGAGGATCATCTGAAAGCTCAGCTGCATCAGATTCAGCGCACAGCCACTCCAGGATGGATCAGACACCAACACTGTGTGAAGACGACACTAGCGAGGTCAGACCAAGAGCAACTGAAGTgcttttcaaagtaaaagactCCATCGATTCATGCCTCTTCGTTAATAGTAGCAAATATGCAAATTCATATTATACTTATCAAAATATTTtagaattgttttgttttatatcaaacaataaaaactttgtttttagcaaatattcactcattttgaatttgatacctgcaacacgttccagaggagttgggacaggggcgtgtttaccactgtgttacatcacttttccttttaacaacactcaataagtgtttgggaactgaggacactaattgttgaagctttgtatgTGGAATTCGGTGAAGCCTTTCGGTGAAGAGGGAGTCGAGCCATAAGACAAACCTCTTTGTTTACCAGTCAGCCTACATCCCAAATCTCACCCATGGTTAAGAgctgggtaatgaccgaaagaataagatcgcacATACAAGCAGTGGaaagggtggcaggctacattCTATCATTGTGGACGCAcctaacatttcattttcacagagtCTTACAATGAttctaaatgtaaaaatttatACAGTACTACAATCACAATTTTTTAGATGTGTCTGCAGCtaaattattttgtattaaaataatAGATTGTATACTTTTGAACAATGATGACCCCTGAGAAAGCTGCAGGCTTTAGCAGACTGGAGCATTTgaactaaaataaacatttactcCAGTGATCTGGGAGCAGTGCTAGAATCTCCTAAATCCTGAAAGCTTTCTATTATAAAGATtagatagaaacagagaaacaataTCACAGTATAGAGTGAGCAAATATAGAAGCATACAAATACACAGTAGGAAGTACTGTATAtgatatgtatatgaaatagcACTTTTTTACctttatagaaaataaatacaaacatataaactttgctttaaaatacaTATGCTGAAATGCTAAAGCACATATTCCCTATGTATAACCAACAAACCTCCCTGTCTGAATAACTGTATAGCTCCTCTGAACCCAAATACTTATTAATACAACTGTACAATCATCTTGTTATACATTGCACATAAGTTTTCTTTCTCAGACTCCACACATAAGTACATATTGACATATTACACTCATTCATCTCTTTAGTTCCAATTGCATTAGCacttttatatctaatctcttaaTATTTGTTCTATTAACTGTAAACTTTTAAAATCTTTTGTAGTCTGAGTATGTGTCTAATCTGTTTAATATGTTACATGTGTGCCCTCACTGAGAGATTGCTTGTATGTGTAACACGCTTagtgaaataaagtgattctgattatGAGTTAGATTAcctaatgaaaaaataaaaacaaatgtatttatctgttAGCTTATATCGAGTGATGGAATATTAAATGGCTGTATCAACAGAAAGAACTGAGAAGCCCTGATCTTGTTGGATCTCACATGtcacaactaattaggttaattagCAGCTGCCTGAGCTGCTACGGCagggggaggggtgggggaTATGGTAAAATAGACACTTGGATGCAAATCTGGGAAAAGGTAATTGTTCAGCTGTTTCACCCACAATCTGCAAACATCTTACTTTGCATTGTTAACTAGCTAGACGTGCAACAATGGTCTGCAGAAAATTGGTTAATTCAGTTGTTCCACAATAGCCttgcaactgtaactatgcttGGGACGCCTCtaaaaaactttacaatatgccaTAGCATATTTCTAAATCTAAACACTTGCCAAAGATTGGTGGAAAGCATACATTTTTACTCATTCCTCAAACCAGATACAATAGACGAAATGTGCAAGATCTCAAATAATGCGCAGAACTGGAAATGTAAACCAAACGTTGTTGCCTTTGAATGGTAAGCGAGCCCACATGGGACCCCTGAATGTCAGAAGTTATTTTGCACATCAGCTATATTTTAAgcgtattttatgtaaattagaCATATAGTACATATAGAATTGTGTACAAAACATTGatttacaattacataataatgcATACCTAGTTTGAGCACATTACATGACATCCTGCTCCAAGTAAGGCCCAAGGCCTTACCTCATCTCACAATGGCCTTCTCAAGAAACAAGTGCCACAAAGAACATGAGTACAAAAAAGTTTCATGGAAAGTTCTTAGTCTGGCCTATATGCAACTTTATGCCACATGAAACAGGAATGTGTATAATATACTAAGAAGAGTTCACCAGTACGTCACTCAGATATCTTGATGTCTTGCTGTTTGTCATCTTCCTGTGACTCCTTCACAACACTGTTCAGTTCTGCCCAccactgcaaaaataaaaaagcacacagaaaacatttaaatatttaaaaaaaagataatgtGGACAGCCCTttcctattccaacatgacGGCACACCAGTGCACcaagcaaggtctataaagacgtggatgagccagtttggtgtggaagaacttgactggcctgcacagagtcctgacctaaacctgatagaacacctttgggatgaattagagtggagactgtgagccaggccttctcgtccaacatcagtgtctgacctcacaaatgcgcttctggaagaacggtcaaaaattcccataaacacactcctaacccttgtggaaaggcttcccagaagagttgaagccgttatagctgcaaagggtgggccgacatcatactaaaccctatggattaagaacgggatgtcactcaagttcatatgtgtgtgaaagcagatgAGTAAATACTTATGGCAATACAGTGTAAGTAAATGGGTTGGTTCCTGTGACATGACAGAAAAAATTAAGTCAAAACAGacagtttttgcagcttagtttccatacatgACTTGGGTAGGGAAAATTCgcttttccatgatatgggcccttctCCTTGATACAGTGTCAACTTCAACCACTACTCTTAGAGCATTTGTGTGTTGACAAAGTCCTCGAATACCTGAAACTCTTCTCACACACGGAGCACTGATACAGCTTCTCTCCTGtctgaatgcgctggtgttgttAGAAATGACTCTGTTGACTAAAACTTGTCCCACACTCTGAATACTAACACAGCTtgtctcctgtgtgaatgcgttgGTGCTGGTGAAGATTACTCTGGacagtaaaactctttccacactctgagcagtgatacggcttctctcctgtgtgaatgcgctggtgctGTTGGAGATGAGTCCGCCGAtaaaaactcttcccacactctgagcagtgatatggcttctctcctgtgtgaatgcgctggtgttgctGGAGATAACTCTGCACAGCAAAACTCTTTccgcactctgagcagtggTATGgcctctctcctgtgtgaatgcgctggtgttgttggagatgactctgtacagtaaaactcttcccacaccctgagcagtaatacggcctctctcctgtgtgaatgcgctggtgctgctggagattacTCTGTCGATTAAAattctttccacactctgaacagtgaaacagtttctctcctgtgtgaatgagcTGGTGGTGTTGGAGATGGCTCTgttgattaaaactcttcccacactctgagcagtaatacggcttTTCTCCTGTATGAATGCGctggtgctgctggagattacTTCGTCGATTAAAattctttccacactctgagcagtgaaacagtttctctcctgtgtgaatgagcTGGTGGTGTTGGAGATGGCTCTgttgattaaaactcttcccacactctgagcagttaTATGGCTTCTcgcctgtgtgaatgcgctggtgctGCTGGAGAGTACTTCGTCgattaaaactctttccacactctgagcagtgaaacagtttctctcctgtgtgaatacgTTGATGGTGTTGTAGATGGCTCTGctgattaaaactcttcccacaatcTGCGCagtaatacggcttctctcctgtgtgaatgcgctggtggaTTTTGAGAGTACTCCGTAgagtaaaactctttccacactccaAGCAGTAGTGATTTCTATGCTTCCTGAGTTTCTGTGTGTAAGATGTGTTCATGTGGACGGTTCCAGAAGACGTTTGCTGAGTACTGGAACATCTTCTGGTTGCCATATTCGTATATTTAACCTGCTTCAGCAGCTAAACTTTTCTCTTGGTGGAATGTCCTGATGCGTGTGATTATGGAAGCGCAATTTTGCTGGCTAAGGATGTGCCAGAGAAGACTTGAAACAGGACTTCATTCATttctggaaaaagaaaaaagaacatataAACTCAATGTGCAATGCGAATGCTCCATTTACATCAACTGACAGAAAGTGTAAAGAAAGAACAAACTTCAAAAAGtctgatgtaaaaaaaagccTAATTACTCAAACTCTTCAGACTTACAGACTACTGCTTCATGTTTTACCACAACTTCATCAATGAGCTGTTTAGAGGTTTTATATGACCACTCAGAGCTTTATAACAATTTAGTAATACTACCGACCAACAAATTTAAAACAGCCTCTTTCACCCAAGACATTAAGAGTAAAAGTTTAGGGCTCCAAGTCCTCCAAGATATTTAAGCTTTTGGAGGGTGGATCATTTTGATTGGTGCTTCCAAAAGAACTTTATAGCTGCAATGTTGTGAGAGGAGAATCAGCCAAAGGGTGGGATGACCAGGGTCACAGAAAGCAGATTATTCATTTTAGGGAGGATATTCATTTCAATTGTGGATATTTGGCCAATTAAATATAAGACTAGGCtgagcttgtgcgggaggttgagatgtaccaactagatatagctggactcacctccacccacagtgtgtcTGGaaccaaagaaagaaaaaccaaaAGAAGAGGGAAAAGGCATTCCTAAGATGTTCTTGTGCAAATTGCACCTGCTGTCATTATAAAAGATGCTGCCATTTGTTGGGAAAATTTCACACCACAAATAGCAATCATGATGAAGGGGCATCATGATTAAACAACGCTTAAGAGCCCTAAGAAACAAGCATGGAGTGGACCTGCATATTGCCTTGTCACAaccctacagcacattctagTTTTgacaaaacaacaacataacTTGATGAAACTGTATCATTCTTTAATAAGCCTTTAATTCAAAATTCTCAAAATTGTGACATACAGCGGAAAGACTTAACCCAAACCTGCTCTGAATTTATATGATATGACTATATGACACACAAATTTAAAATCACTTCTagtgcacaaaaacacatttgacaAACATAGAATAACACTGGTAAGATATGCATTGTTTAACAACTTTTTCTTAATATATGACTACACATGAATATGATGTACAGACTTAAAAACACTAGTCATTTACCAAGAAATTTGCTGTAGGTGTGGGACAATGCAATCTGTAGATTAACTACATAGACCTTCAGACTGTTAAAACTGCTCAAAATAACCATCTATTAAAACTGAGGAACTTGTGAAAATCAGTAACTAACATGAACATCATCTGGGTAATTCCACAGGTTTCAAGTCTTTAGAGCTAACCAGCAGGTTCCTCATCTCTACCCACACTTTACAGACGGTCCCTTACCCTCTTCAGCGCTGCTGCAGCAGCATTTCAGACTATATTGATCAAATGTACTCGGAGAAATGGAAAGTTCGGGATTTTTGACGAAGTACAGTGACTGTATGTTGTTCTCTGTTTCACCACGACTTAGATAATGGAATTTCAGAGGTTTTCGGAGGTTGTCTGTGAGTAgtaggaggagagaaagacgAGTCTCTGCTGAAGTGCAGCTCTTCTACTTATTCACTTCACTCCCTCATTCAGTACCGTTAGGTTCCTTTGTTATTTAGGTCTGTCTGAGCTTATAGACACAGATAGGACTCCTCAAGATGAGCTATCTAGCTTAGCAGCCTTTAGGAACCATTATCTAAACAGACGTGAATCCCAGCTCTACATAACACAGCAGACTAAAGGCTGATTTAaacactcactgcactgctgtggTCGGATTCCAGCAGGAGAGGATCATCTGAAAGCTGAGCTGCATCAGATTCAGTCACTCCAGTCTGGATCAGACACCAACACGAGCTGTGTGAAGACAACAACACTAGTGAGCTCAGACTAGCGGGAACCGAAAGTGtgcttttcaaaataaaagactaGCGCTTAATGTCTCTTAGTTAAAATTACACAACATGCATATCAATATTTCACTTTCTTAATGTTGTAAAACACTTTCTCTGTGTTACATCAAACAAGCATCACCGCATATGCATGGTTATCTCGAGGTATCAGTGTGATGAGAACGACGGCCTACtgcatttatattaaaaaaggaTGTACACAATTTTAATGACCTAGTGCCTAAACAGTAAATTgtgtaaacacaaaatgactgtaaaatgaaatgagCACACCCTCCTCTGTCTGAAAACATGGAGTTTTCTTTCAAATAAGTGTCACTGCACATGGAGGGAGGATCGTCTCGTACCGTAAGTGTGGCTTACCATGTGGCCTGATGCAGtcaaattaattacattaaaattgttcattttaatgattAAAACTACGTAAAGGGTAAAGAATGAGGTGAAAAAGAAGAACTGAGACAAAGGATCCGTGTCAGTTTCTCCATGGTGCTGCTCTAGATCTTTCTGGATCCTCTCTGAATCTTTCTCATGGAAATGAAGCTTCCCTGAAACGACAGACttaaacaaaatcacacagaGGTTGTGGAAGTAATGTCGTATACACTAAGGACAaatgtattgggacacctacacatcacacccacaggagcttttatgaattcCATACTAAATCCATAGGCAGTCATATGGAATTGgaccccctttgcagctctaagaccttccactcttctgggaagaagatttgagagtgtctgtgggaattttatCCCATTCCTCCAGaagagcatctgtgaggtcaaacactgatgctggacgagaggttctggctcacaatctctgttctagttcatcccaaaggtgtttgatggggttgaggtcagggctcctGACGAgtgccagtcaagttcttccacagcaCTCACCCAGTCAGACCTTTAACAACCAATAAATAATCAATCTTCTGTCAGTGTTCAATCAAACGCGTGTCACTGCACATGTAGAGTTTAATACTGCCTCATAGCCTGTTGGAATTACGTTAATAAGACAGTTTTAACTGCCCTAAACACAGTGTCAACACAAACCCACAGTGAAATGAAATCAGCAGACTTTCTCCTGCCAAAACATTTTGCCTAGATTATAACTGTCTAAACAACACACTGAATTAAAATAATcaggttttctttctttttcaccttatttggcttttttttttactatttgttTCTTCATTGCAgtttgtaaatatgtttttctttggttgAGCATGTCTTCATTAGAGGTAACTGCTGAGGCCACATTTACCTTTTTGAACTGGTCCCAGTAATGCCTCTGGCATCATCTTAAACCTCTTAATCCAACTAGGATCACGGCAGCAGTTGAAAGAGCAGAGAACCCCAGCTGACCCCGTCCACCTgtcttcctccagctcattccatGGACCCAGAGCTGGa
This sequence is a window from Pygocentrus nattereri isolate fPygNat1 chromosome 20, fPygNat1.pri, whole genome shotgun sequence. Protein-coding genes within it:
- the LOC108412286 gene encoding zinc finger protein 239-like isoform X1; this translates as MATRRCSSTQQTSSGTVHMNTSYTQKLRKHRNHYCLECGKSFTLRSTLKIHQRIHTGEKPYYCADCGKSFNQQSHLQHHQRIHTGEKLFHCSECGKSFNRRSTLQQHQRIHTGEKPYNCSECGKSFNQQSHLQHHQLIHTGEKLFHCSECGKNFNRRSNLQQHQRIHTGEKPYYCSECGKSFNQQSHLQHHQLIHTGEKLFHCSECGKNFNRQSNLQQHQRIHTGERPYYCSGCGKSFTVQSHLQQHQRIHTGERPYHCSECGKSFAVQSYLQQHQRIHTGEKPYHCSECGKSFYRRTHLQQHQRIHTGEKPYHCSECGKSFTVQSNLHQHQRIHTGDKLLVGRTEQCCEGVTGR
- the LOC108412286 gene encoding zinc finger protein 850-like isoform X2, coding for MATRRCSSTQQTSSGTVHMNTSYTQKLRKHRNHYCLECGKSFTLRSTLKIHQRIHTGEKPYYCADCGKSFNQQSHLQHHQRIHTGEKLFHCSECGKSFNRRSTLQQHQRIHTGEKPYNCSECGKSFNQQSHLQHHQLIHTGEKLFHCSECGKNFNRRSNLQQHQRIHTGEKPYYCSECGKSFNQQSHLQHHQLIHTGEKLFHCSECGKNFNRQSNLQQHQRIHTGERPYYCSGCGKSFTVQSHLQQHQRIHTGERPYHCSECGKSFAVQSYLQQHQRIHTGEKPYHCSECGKSFYRRTHLQQHQRIHTGEKPYHCSECGKSFTVQSNLHQHQRIHTGDKKHHCLECGKSFTQLSNLKTHQRIHTGEKPYYCSECGKSFNQQIHLQKHQLIHTREKPFHCSKCGKSFNRQSNLQRHQHIHTGERPYHCSECGKSFNHQSSLQEHQRIHTGEKPYYCSECGKSFTVQNNLKKHQRIHTGEKPYYCSECGKSFNLQSTLQQHQRIHTGEKPYYCSECGKSFTLQSTLRKHQRIHTGEKPYHCSDCGKSFRHSNTMKTHKCTRSSDGNGQ